A stretch of Oryza brachyantha chromosome 4, ObraRS2, whole genome shotgun sequence DNA encodes these proteins:
- the LOC102700794 gene encoding probable LRR receptor-like serine/threonine-protein kinase At1g63430 isoform X1 — protein sequence MAPLLGVGVSLLVAGLGCALLVAPSESVADDVSALLAFKKAIYEDPLAKLSDWNPKDDDPCGWTGVECSPFDSRVVTLELSNSSLKGFLALEIESLSSLQKLILDQNTLMGSIPKGIGKLRNLIVLDLSINQLVGSIPSEIGDMPKMLKIDLHANRLDGAIPPELGKLSSLTELRLSNNSLTGTIPGSNDSSVVFTNSDGQIGLCRLTQLTDMDLSYNYLVGDVPTCFKQIQRSSLVGNCFKNNDTTNRPDHQCENNLRGNENNSVDKNERKSSQQPLWLLILEVITGISFLTMLTLCTIAGLRRCKARSSGNSGTWTRAVSWKENNVISIDDDLLANVPKISRQELAEACEDFSNIIGSSHDTIVYKGTMNDGSEIAVVSLSASVHYWTSYVELYFQKEVVEMARLSHENVAKMVGYSKESDPFSRMLVFQYPPNGTLYEHLHDVEGCQLSWPRRMKIALRIARALRYLHTEMQPPFAVAALASSSVYLTEDFSPKIIDFERWRALLTKPGLSSGSIVNGSLNNITDSRHRRFMDVQANTFAFGVILLELISGRAPVSKDTGDLVDWARKHLDQAEEFSKLVDPKLRNANHENLGIVCNVVNLCIDAEPCRRPSMNMITAILEEGIDMSPATVLRDSSLAWAESEIAIS from the exons ATGGCGCCGCTGCTCGGAGTCGGGGTCtctctcctcgtcgccgggctCGGCTGCGCGCtgctcgtcgcgccgtcggaaTCGGTTGCTGATGACG TGTCCGCGCTTCTTGCGTTCAAGAAGGCCATCTACGAGGACCCTCTCGCGAAGCTGTCGGACTGGAACCCCAAGGACGACGATCCTTGCGGCTGGACAGGGGTGGAGTGCTCACCGTTCGACAGCCGCGTGGTGACTCT GGAATTGTCAAATTCATCGCTCAAAGGATTCCTGGCACTAGAGATTGAATCCCTGAGTTCTTTACAAAAACT CATATTGGATCAAAATACACTCATGGGTTCAATTCCGAAAGGAATCGGCAAGCTGAGAAATTTAATTGTGTTGGACCTCAGCATCAATCAACTCGTAGGGTCCATTCCCAGTGAGATCGGTGACATGccaaaaatgttaaaaat AGACCTTCATGCTAATCGGTTGGATGGTGCTATCCCTCCCGAGCTTGGCAAATTGTCAAGCCTCACTGAGTTACGATTGAGCAATAATAGCCTTACAGGGACTATTCCTGGAAGTAATGATTCAAGCGT GGTATTCACCAACAGCGATGGCCAAATTGGATTGTGTCGATTAACTCAGCTAACTGATATGGACCTCTCTTATAACTATTTAGTTGGAGATGTTCCTACATGTTTCAAGCAAATCCAAAG ATCAAGCTTGGTAGGAAATTGTTTCAAGAACAATGACACAACGAATCGTCCTGATCATCAAT GTGAAAACAACCTGAGAGGAAACGAAAACAACAGCGTTGATAAGAACGAGCGGAAAAGCTCTCAACAACCACTTTGGCTTCTTATCCTAGAAGTcattacaggaatttcatttCTTACTATGTTAACACTATGTACCATAGCTGGTCTCAGAAGGTGCAAAGCTAGATCCTCTGGAAACAGTGGTACATGGACAAGAGCTGTAAGCTGGAAGGAAAACAATGTAATTTCAATTG ATGATGACTTGCTCGCGAATGTGCCAAAAATAAGTCGGCAAGAGCTTGCAGAAGCTTGTGAAGACTTCAGCAATATCATTGGATCTTCTCACGATACAATAGTATACAAAGGAACTATGAATGATGGCAGTGAAATTGCTGTTGTGTCACTATCTGCTTCAGTACATTACTGGACGAGCTATGTTGAGCTGTACTTCCAGAAGGAG GTAGTAGAAATGGCCAGATTGAGTCATGAAAATGTTGCGAAGATGGTGGGATATAGCAAGGAATCTGATCCGTTTTCAAGAATGCTAGTCTTTCAGTACCCACCAAATGGGACACTCTATGAGCATCTCCACG ATGTGGAAGGATGCCAGCTATCTTGGCCCAGGCGGATGAAAATAGCCCTCAGAATCGCCCGTGCCCTCAGATACTTGCACACAGAGATGCAGCCCCCATTTGCAGTAGCTGCATTGGCATCAAGTTCAGTTTATCTAACTGAAGATTTCTCCCCAAAG ataattgattttgagagaTGGAGAGCTCTCCTGACAAAACCAGGGCTCAGCTCTGGTAGTATAGTGAACGGGTCACTCAACAACATTACGGATTCGCGGCACAGGCGTTTCATGGACGTCCAGGCCAACACGTTTGCTTTCGGGGTGATTCTGCTGGAGTTGATAAGTGGAAGAGCCCCAGTTTCTAAAGATACAGGAGACCTTGTTGACTGG GCGAGGAAGCACTTGGACCAGGCCGAAGAGTTCAGCAAGCTGGTCGACCCGAAGCTGAGGAACGCCAACCACGAGAACCTGGGCATCGTCTGCAACGTGGTGAACCTCTGCATCGACGCCGAGCCGTGCAGGAGACCCTCGATGAACATGATCACCGCCATTCTGGAGGAAGGCATCGACATGTCGCCGGCGACCGTCCTCAGGGACTCCTCCCTGGCATGGGCGGAGTCAGAGATCGCTATCTCGTAG
- the LOC102700794 gene encoding probable LRR receptor-like serine/threonine-protein kinase At1g63430 isoform X2 — protein sequence MGSIPKGIGKLRNLIVLDLSINQLVGSIPSEIGDMPKMLKIDLHANRLDGAIPPELGKLSSLTELRLSNNSLTGTIPGSNDSSVVFTNSDGQIGLCRLTQLTDMDLSYNYLVGDVPTCFKQIQRSSLVGNCFKNNDTTNRPDHQCENNLRGNENNSVDKNERKSSQQPLWLLILEVITGISFLTMLTLCTIAGLRRCKARSSGNSGTWTRAVSWKENNVISIDDDLLANVPKISRQELAEACEDFSNIIGSSHDTIVYKGTMNDGSEIAVVSLSASVHYWTSYVELYFQKEVVEMARLSHENVAKMVGYSKESDPFSRMLVFQYPPNGTLYEHLHDVEGCQLSWPRRMKIALRIARALRYLHTEMQPPFAVAALASSSVYLTEDFSPKIIDFERWRALLTKPGLSSGSIVNGSLNNITDSRHRRFMDVQANTFAFGVILLELISGRAPVSKDTGDLVDWARKHLDQAEEFSKLVDPKLRNANHENLGIVCNVVNLCIDAEPCRRPSMNMITAILEEGIDMSPATVLRDSSLAWAESEIAIS from the exons ATGGGTTCAATTCCGAAAGGAATCGGCAAGCTGAGAAATTTAATTGTGTTGGACCTCAGCATCAATCAACTCGTAGGGTCCATTCCCAGTGAGATCGGTGACATGccaaaaatgttaaaaat AGACCTTCATGCTAATCGGTTGGATGGTGCTATCCCTCCCGAGCTTGGCAAATTGTCAAGCCTCACTGAGTTACGATTGAGCAATAATAGCCTTACAGGGACTATTCCTGGAAGTAATGATTCAAGCGT GGTATTCACCAACAGCGATGGCCAAATTGGATTGTGTCGATTAACTCAGCTAACTGATATGGACCTCTCTTATAACTATTTAGTTGGAGATGTTCCTACATGTTTCAAGCAAATCCAAAG ATCAAGCTTGGTAGGAAATTGTTTCAAGAACAATGACACAACGAATCGTCCTGATCATCAAT GTGAAAACAACCTGAGAGGAAACGAAAACAACAGCGTTGATAAGAACGAGCGGAAAAGCTCTCAACAACCACTTTGGCTTCTTATCCTAGAAGTcattacaggaatttcatttCTTACTATGTTAACACTATGTACCATAGCTGGTCTCAGAAGGTGCAAAGCTAGATCCTCTGGAAACAGTGGTACATGGACAAGAGCTGTAAGCTGGAAGGAAAACAATGTAATTTCAATTG ATGATGACTTGCTCGCGAATGTGCCAAAAATAAGTCGGCAAGAGCTTGCAGAAGCTTGTGAAGACTTCAGCAATATCATTGGATCTTCTCACGATACAATAGTATACAAAGGAACTATGAATGATGGCAGTGAAATTGCTGTTGTGTCACTATCTGCTTCAGTACATTACTGGACGAGCTATGTTGAGCTGTACTTCCAGAAGGAG GTAGTAGAAATGGCCAGATTGAGTCATGAAAATGTTGCGAAGATGGTGGGATATAGCAAGGAATCTGATCCGTTTTCAAGAATGCTAGTCTTTCAGTACCCACCAAATGGGACACTCTATGAGCATCTCCACG ATGTGGAAGGATGCCAGCTATCTTGGCCCAGGCGGATGAAAATAGCCCTCAGAATCGCCCGTGCCCTCAGATACTTGCACACAGAGATGCAGCCCCCATTTGCAGTAGCTGCATTGGCATCAAGTTCAGTTTATCTAACTGAAGATTTCTCCCCAAAG ataattgattttgagagaTGGAGAGCTCTCCTGACAAAACCAGGGCTCAGCTCTGGTAGTATAGTGAACGGGTCACTCAACAACATTACGGATTCGCGGCACAGGCGTTTCATGGACGTCCAGGCCAACACGTTTGCTTTCGGGGTGATTCTGCTGGAGTTGATAAGTGGAAGAGCCCCAGTTTCTAAAGATACAGGAGACCTTGTTGACTGG GCGAGGAAGCACTTGGACCAGGCCGAAGAGTTCAGCAAGCTGGTCGACCCGAAGCTGAGGAACGCCAACCACGAGAACCTGGGCATCGTCTGCAACGTGGTGAACCTCTGCATCGACGCCGAGCCGTGCAGGAGACCCTCGATGAACATGATCACCGCCATTCTGGAGGAAGGCATCGACATGTCGCCGGCGACCGTCCTCAGGGACTCCTCCCTGGCATGGGCGGAGTCAGAGATCGCTATCTCGTAG